In one Eschrichtius robustus isolate mEscRob2 chromosome 15, mEscRob2.pri, whole genome shotgun sequence genomic region, the following are encoded:
- the GPATCH11 gene encoding G patch domain-containing protein 11: protein MKLNMAEEEDYMSDAFINVQEDIRPGLPMLRQIREARRKEEKQQEANLKNKQKSLKEEEQERRDIGLKNALGCENKGFALLQKMGYKSGQALGKSGDGIVEPIPLNVKTGKSGIGHEALLKRKAEEKLESYRRKIHMKKQVEERAAEQFRMRLKNKQDEMKLEGDLRRSQRACQQLDSQKNIQVPREAWYWLRLEEETEEEEEEEEQDEDEYKSEDLSVLEKLQILTSYLREEHLYCIWCGTAYEDKEDLSSNCPGPTSADHD from the exons ATGAAGCTGAACATGGCAGAAGAAGAGGACTATATGTCTGATGCCTTCATTAATGTTCA AGAAGATATCAGACCAGGCTTGCCAATGCTGAGGCAAATCCGAGAAGCCCGtcgaaaagaagaaaagcaacaggaagctaatttgaaaaataagcagaagagtttaaaagaagaagaacaagagAGACGTGACATTGGATTGAAGAATGCACTAGGCTGTGAAAACAAAGGGTTTGCTTTGCTCCAGAAGATGGGCTATAAAAGTGGTCAGGCCCTCGGCAAAAGTG gagacgGTATTGTTGAACCAATTCCTCTCAATGTCAAAACAG GAAAAAGTGGCATTGGTCATGAGGCATTACTAAAACGGAAAGCAGAGGAAAAATTGGAAAGCTATAGAAGAAAGATTCACATGAAAAAACAAGTTGAAGAAAGAGCTGCAGAACAGTTTCG AATGCGACTTAAAAATAAGCAAGATGAAATGAAGCTAGAAGGAGATCTTAGAAGAAGCCAGAGAGCCTGTCAACAATTGGATAGTCAGAAG AATATTCAGGTTCCCAGGGAGGCATGGTACTGGTTGAGGcttgaagaggaaactgaagaagaagaagaggaagaagaacaagatGAAGACGAATATAAGAGTGAAGACTTAAGT GTACtggaaaaattacaaatattgaCTAGTTATTTAAGAGAAGAACATCTGTATTGTATTTGGTGTGGAACAGCCTATGAAG ATAAAGAAGACCTGTCTTCAAATTGCCCAGGACCAACTTCTGCAGATCATGACTAA